One genomic segment of Prochlorococcus marinus str. MIT 0919 includes these proteins:
- a CDS encoding tRNA-(ms[2]io[6]A)-hydroxylase → MGKLIENYYLEPTKVKWLLSRTNDQWLKMAIANPIEVLVDHAHCERKAAGAAVQLMFRYLCEPGLAEVLSPLVREELEHFERVLNLLISRGEYLKPLPAPPYGALLAKAIRKDEPYRMLDSFLISGLIEARSHERMSLLAMHSPDPELSCLYSDLLESEARHFGIYWQLASERFNKETILLRIKDLAKIESGILAELHPEPRMHS, encoded by the coding sequence ATGGGAAAGTTGATTGAGAATTACTATCTGGAGCCAACGAAGGTCAAATGGCTACTCAGTAGAACAAATGACCAATGGTTGAAGATGGCTATCGCAAACCCTATCGAAGTTCTTGTTGACCATGCTCATTGCGAGAGGAAAGCCGCAGGAGCTGCTGTGCAATTAATGTTCCGCTATTTATGCGAACCTGGCTTGGCAGAGGTTTTAAGTCCTTTAGTCAGGGAAGAACTTGAGCATTTTGAAAGAGTTCTGAACTTGTTAATTTCTCGCGGGGAATATTTAAAGCCTTTACCTGCTCCTCCTTATGGTGCATTGCTAGCAAAAGCAATTAGGAAAGATGAGCCTTACAGAATGCTTGATAGCTTTTTAATCTCTGGGCTAATAGAAGCCAGAAGTCATGAAAGAATGAGTTTATTAGCCATGCATTCTCCTGATCCAGAACTTAGTTGTTTGTACAGTGATTTACTTGAAAGTGAGGCCCGTCATTTTGGAATTTATTGGCAATTGGCTTCAGAAAGGTTTAATAAAGAGACTATCTTATTGCGTATAAAGGATTTAGCTAAAATAGAATCAGGAATACTTGCTGAGCTTCATCCTGAACCAAGAATGCATAGCTGA
- a CDS encoding PipX family protein produces MGSEAERYLNHPTFGMLYLVSPGGEGRDVYATLYAQKMFFLVTLQPRGAEFEVIPYLDARHHADMHLKRCRREGSPEFEKWRQLFKQTFI; encoded by the coding sequence TTGGGATCTGAGGCTGAACGATATTTAAATCATCCAACTTTTGGGATGCTTTATCTGGTCTCTCCAGGTGGGGAAGGTAGGGATGTTTATGCAACCCTGTATGCACAGAAGATGTTTTTCCTGGTCACTCTGCAGCCTAGAGGAGCTGAATTTGAAGTAATACCTTATCTTGACGCAAGACATCATGCTGATATGCATTTAAAACGTTGTAGGAGAGAAGGGTCTCCAGAGTTCGAAAAATGGAGACAATTATTTAAACAGACATTTATTTAG
- a CDS encoding ADP-ribosylglycohydrolase family protein has translation MVISKDKYLGCFVGLALGDALGAPYEGGFLERLLWKFFARTPIGEARWTDDTQMSIDLAESILENQYINPDDLASRFASSFHWTRGYGPAAAKLLKGIRKGEDWRLANRSIYPDGSLGNGGAMRSPVIALYYHDSFEQLEKATILASSITHAHPLGIEGAVLISHATANALLGVGSMEILEDTCKRAQSDVYKDKSNLAMYWIDKEEAPSPSEVRLRLGSGIKATDSCITAIYLAICFRSKGFEEMIQFNRKCSGDVDTISSMSGAIWGAFNGVAALPQNLLMNLEQSKRLFSIASRLYESKNEN, from the coding sequence ATGGTGATTAGCAAAGATAAATACCTAGGGTGTTTTGTTGGTCTTGCATTAGGAGATGCACTTGGAGCACCTTATGAAGGAGGATTTTTAGAAAGGTTGCTTTGGAAATTCTTTGCTCGTACCCCAATTGGCGAGGCTCGCTGGACTGATGACACTCAGATGTCAATTGATCTCGCAGAATCAATCCTTGAAAATCAGTATATAAATCCTGATGACCTAGCTTCTAGGTTTGCATCTAGCTTTCATTGGACAAGAGGATATGGACCTGCGGCAGCAAAATTACTAAAGGGAATCCGCAAAGGGGAAGACTGGCGGTTAGCTAATCGCTCTATTTATCCAGATGGATCTCTTGGGAACGGAGGTGCCATGAGATCTCCAGTTATTGCCCTTTACTATCACGACAGTTTTGAGCAATTAGAAAAGGCGACAATTCTTGCTTCAAGCATTACCCATGCACACCCTCTTGGGATAGAAGGAGCTGTCTTGATTTCTCATGCGACTGCGAACGCATTACTAGGAGTTGGCTCTATGGAGATTCTTGAGGACACTTGTAAGCGAGCGCAATCAGATGTGTACAAAGACAAAAGTAATTTGGCAATGTATTGGATAGATAAAGAAGAGGCGCCAAGCCCAAGTGAAGTGAGACTTCGATTAGGAAGTGGTATTAAAGCGACTGATTCTTGCATTACAGCGATTTACTTAGCAATTTGCTTTAGGTCGAAAGGGTTTGAAGAGATGATTCAGTTCAATAGAAAATGTAGTGGAGACGTTGACACAATATCTTCAATGTCTGGAGCGATCTGGGGAGCATTTAACGGCGTTGCAGCTCTACCTCAAAACTTGCTAATGAACTTAGAGCAATCAAAGCGATTGTTTTCTATTGCGAGTAGGCTATATGAATCAAAAAATGAGAATTGA
- a CDS encoding TVP38/TMEM64 family protein yields MRGQSIYKYLLLVILITGLIVGYKTFDTSTVNNLILESYNNIGSVGIVTILLIFSLRFISIIIPILPGTYCSILAGYFFGIEAGLFLVFFADFTSCSCSFFLSRKLGSSFIANFLGARQMQKIEGISKKYIERNFFLMTGFLMTQFFDFVCYAIGLTKISWKRFMPALVVSIIISDIPFVAGGFAIKELKDASVSQVLNGEVSVLQGPYLLVFVVSALIVFTLGFLNLFLKKRV; encoded by the coding sequence ATGCGTGGTCAGTCTATTTATAAGTATCTATTGCTTGTGATCCTTATTACGGGATTGATTGTTGGCTATAAAACATTTGATACATCTACTGTAAATAATTTAATACTGGAAAGTTATAACAATATAGGGAGTGTAGGTATTGTAACCATTTTGCTGATCTTCTCCCTAAGATTTATCAGTATTATAATTCCTATATTGCCTGGCACTTATTGTTCTATCTTGGCAGGTTATTTTTTTGGAATAGAAGCGGGTTTATTTCTGGTATTTTTTGCAGACTTTACTTCTTGTTCTTGTTCTTTTTTCCTATCTAGGAAATTAGGTAGTTCTTTTATCGCTAATTTTTTAGGAGCCAGGCAAATGCAAAAGATTGAAGGCATCAGTAAAAAATATATAGAGAGAAATTTTTTCTTAATGACTGGTTTCCTGATGACACAATTTTTTGATTTTGTTTGTTATGCAATTGGTCTAACTAAAATCTCTTGGAAAAGGTTTATGCCAGCTTTAGTTGTAAGTATAATTATATCAGATATTCCTTTTGTAGCAGGTGGATTTGCTATTAAAGAATTGAAAGATGCAAGTGTAAGCCAAGTCCTAAATGGTGAAGTCTCTGTCTTGCAAGGACCATATTTATTAGTATTTGTAGTTTCTGCTCTTATCGTATTCACTTTAGGATTTTTAAACTTATTTTTGAAAAAAAGAGTTTGA
- the der gene encoding ribosome biogenesis GTPase Der, which produces MARPIVAIIGRPNVGKSTLVNRLCRSREAIVHDQPGITRDRTYQEGFWGGREFKVVDTGGLVFADDTEFLPEIREQARLALEEASIALVVVDGQQGVTAADEEIASWLRNYDCSTLVVVNKCESPEQGLAMAAEFWRLGLGEPYPVSAIHGSGTGDLLDHAISLLPPQELDEEDNEPIQLAIIGRPNVGKSSLLNAISGENRAIVSSIRGTTRDTIDTMITREGKSWKLIDTAGIRRRRSVNYGPEFFGINRSFKAIQRSDICLLVIDALDGVTEQDQKLAGRIEQDGRACLVVVNKWDAIEKDTYTMSLMEKELRSKLYFLDWAAMLFASAITGQRVQSIFGLARLAVEQHQRRVSTSVVNEVLADALRWRSPPTTRGGRQGRLYYGTQVSVKPPTFSLFVNEPKLFGETYRRYIERQLREGLGFEGTPLKLFWRGKQQRVAEKDLARQKNNLPS; this is translated from the coding sequence ATGGCGCGTCCAATCGTCGCCATAATCGGTCGCCCAAACGTTGGGAAGTCAACTCTTGTTAATCGGCTTTGTCGAAGCAGAGAGGCTATTGTTCATGACCAACCAGGAATTACTAGAGATAGGACTTATCAAGAGGGGTTTTGGGGAGGGAGAGAGTTTAAGGTTGTAGACACAGGTGGCCTTGTTTTTGCTGATGATACTGAGTTCCTTCCAGAGATACGAGAGCAGGCAAGGCTAGCCCTTGAAGAAGCCTCAATAGCCTTGGTTGTTGTTGATGGTCAGCAAGGTGTTACTGCTGCTGATGAGGAAATAGCTTCTTGGTTGAGAAATTACGACTGTTCTACTTTAGTAGTAGTAAATAAGTGTGAATCGCCCGAGCAGGGACTAGCTATGGCAGCAGAGTTTTGGCGGCTAGGACTCGGAGAGCCATATCCTGTTTCTGCAATTCATGGTTCTGGGACTGGTGATTTGCTAGACCACGCTATTTCTCTTTTGCCACCTCAAGAACTCGATGAAGAAGATAATGAACCAATTCAATTGGCAATTATAGGGAGACCAAATGTTGGCAAGTCAAGTTTGTTGAATGCAATATCTGGAGAGAATAGAGCAATTGTTAGTTCTATTAGAGGAACAACACGAGACACTATTGATACGATGATTACTAGAGAAGGCAAGTCTTGGAAATTAATAGATACAGCGGGTATTCGTAGACGTCGTAGTGTTAATTATGGGCCTGAGTTTTTTGGTATTAATAGAAGTTTTAAAGCCATTCAAAGAAGTGATATTTGCTTACTAGTTATAGATGCATTAGATGGTGTTACTGAGCAAGACCAAAAGCTGGCTGGAAGGATAGAACAAGATGGTAGGGCCTGTTTAGTTGTAGTGAATAAATGGGATGCAATAGAAAAAGATACTTATACAATGTCTTTAATGGAAAAGGAGCTACGTTCGAAGCTTTATTTTCTTGATTGGGCTGCAATGTTGTTTGCCTCTGCTATTACTGGACAAAGGGTTCAGTCTATTTTCGGCTTGGCTAGATTAGCTGTTGAGCAACATCAGCGTCGAGTCAGCACCTCAGTTGTTAACGAGGTGTTAGCAGATGCATTGCGATGGCGTAGTCCTCCAACGACTCGTGGAGGTAGGCAAGGCAGATTATATTACGGTACACAAGTATCAGTAAAGCCTCCTACTTTTAGCCTTTTCGTAAATGAACCAAAGCTTTTTGGTGAGACATATAGAAGGTATATCGAAAGACAGTTGAGAGAGGGATTGGGCTTTGAGGGTACTCCATTGAAACTGTTTTGGAGAGGTAAACAGCAACGTGTTGCCGAAAAAGACTTGGCTCGCCAAAAAAATAACCTACCTTCCTGA
- a CDS encoding DUF1823 family protein, with translation MNRVWPLSKKLLIQVLDDRMSDRFVARLVWERLGYQEQQFKNMPWPAGPETPLYWSQKFPEAPEIISQRAASVHLTRSIPKEHKQSLKTLLKFEGYRIGELYPRKTRRATAVNWLLAWTLEMDLSLPEAGPIPSYLNED, from the coding sequence ATGAACAGAGTTTGGCCTTTAAGCAAAAAGTTGTTAATTCAAGTTCTTGATGATCGTATGAGTGATCGTTTTGTTGCAAGACTCGTCTGGGAAAGATTGGGATATCAAGAACAACAGTTTAAAAATATGCCGTGGCCTGCTGGCCCTGAGACACCTTTGTATTGGTCTCAAAAATTTCCAGAGGCGCCAGAAATTATTTCACAAAGAGCTGCCTCTGTTCATCTAACTCGCTCTATACCTAAAGAGCATAAACAATCATTAAAGACGCTATTGAAATTTGAGGGTTATCGAATCGGTGAGCTTTATCCGAGGAAAACAAGAAGAGCAACTGCAGTAAATTGGTTGTTGGCATGGACACTTGAAATGGACTTAAGCCTTCCTGAAGCAGGCCCTATACCTTCATATCTCAATGAGGATTGA
- the aroQ gene encoding type II 3-dehydroquinate dehydratase, whose product MNLLLLNGPNLNLLGIREPSVYGSESLEAIEARLLETAKREGISLCCFQSNSEGELVDYIHKSMGKVDAILINAGAYTHTSIALRDALISTGIPYVELHLSNTSAREDFRQKSLLADQAIGIVSGFGAMSYQLAFDGALDYLRKACRN is encoded by the coding sequence ATGAATTTGTTGCTTCTTAATGGTCCCAACCTCAATCTCCTTGGTATACGAGAGCCTTCCGTGTATGGGTCAGAGAGTTTGGAGGCTATTGAAGCTCGCCTTTTAGAAACGGCCAAGAGAGAAGGAATTTCTCTTTGTTGTTTTCAAAGTAATTCTGAAGGAGAGCTTGTTGACTATATCCATAAGAGCATGGGGAAGGTAGATGCAATTTTGATTAATGCCGGAGCATATACACATACTTCAATTGCTCTAAGAGATGCTCTCATCAGTACAGGTATTCCTTATGTGGAGCTTCATTTGAGCAATACTTCAGCAAGAGAGGACTTTCGTCAAAAATCCTTATTAGCAGATCAAGCGATTGGAATTGTAAGTGGTTTTGGAGCTATGAGTTATCAATTAGCTTTTGATGGCGCGTTGGACTACTTGAGAAAAGCTTGTAGAAACTAA
- the proC gene encoding pyrroline-5-carboxylate reductase has translation MGNLNGISYLGEVPFSIGVIGLGRMAQAILAPLMEKGVFNPKEIIGVVGKKKSVNSALSHLPKGLVVVSSEDSSADEVWNSPIKLLAVKPQQLGLIKEKTLKKDNFSPTNKPLLISLLAGVRLEKLQTAFPSHNCVRAVPNTPALVKAGLTGLSWGEGVSDAQRFSAEAIFKPISQTFELPEEQLDSFLALTSSGPAYIAMISEALADGAVASGLPRDLAYNLANLTLLGSAKLLIEKNLHPAQLKDMVSSPAGTTITALRHLEMAGIRSALMEAVVLAAQRSRELA, from the coding sequence ATGGGGAACCTCAATGGCATCAGCTATTTAGGGGAAGTGCCTTTTTCTATCGGAGTGATTGGTTTAGGTCGAATGGCCCAGGCTATTCTTGCTCCTTTGATGGAGAAAGGTGTTTTTAATCCCAAAGAGATTATCGGTGTAGTTGGTAAAAAGAAAAGTGTTAACTCCGCTTTAAGTCACTTACCTAAAGGCTTAGTAGTTGTATCTTCGGAGGACTCTTCTGCTGATGAAGTTTGGAATTCTCCAATTAAGCTTTTAGCAGTTAAGCCTCAACAGTTAGGCTTGATCAAGGAAAAGACTTTAAAAAAAGACAATTTCTCGCCTACAAATAAACCTTTGTTAATTTCACTTTTGGCAGGCGTGAGATTGGAAAAATTACAAACTGCATTTCCTTCTCATAATTGTGTACGTGCAGTTCCAAATACACCAGCTCTTGTTAAAGCGGGCTTGACAGGTTTGTCATGGGGAGAAGGTGTTTCTGATGCACAGCGCTTTTCAGCAGAGGCTATTTTTAAACCAATTAGTCAAACATTCGAATTGCCCGAGGAGCAATTAGATTCTTTTCTTGCGCTAACTTCATCTGGCCCTGCCTATATAGCGATGATTTCAGAGGCGTTAGCAGATGGAGCTGTTGCGTCTGGTCTCCCTCGTGACTTGGCATATAATTTGGCCAATTTGACCCTTTTAGGCTCCGCAAAATTGTTAATAGAAAAAAATTTACACCCTGCTCAGCTTAAAGATATGGTTTCTTCTCCAGCAGGAACAACAATTACTGCTCTACGCCATCTAGAGATGGCAGGCATTCGTTCCGCTTTGATGGAAGCTGTTGTTTTGGCTGCTCAACGAAGCCGAGAACTTGCTTGA
- the cobI gene encoding precorrin-2 C(20)-methyltransferase, translating into MKNLNIFSYLINRFLRVKKIYLSIIGLRRFFIKSPGLTLVGVGPGDPMLLTIAAVNSIKKATLIAYPISSYQTKSMAAEIASSWIKNKKKLELIFPMVKNLDLLSEAWISASHKLAKAVLNGEKVVFLCQGDSSLYATSSYLLIYIKSLYPECPITVIPGINSFSLAAAIGQLPLSLQTETLLISPVPESKFSLENILDECINSERTLVLLKLGSKWEWVRSVLEEKGLLEKTLVAQKLGFSDQQLSKGIDTLSEQISYFSLLIIRPTDFSKYYKK; encoded by the coding sequence TTGAAAAATCTAAATATTTTTTCTTACTTAATAAATAGATTTCTTAGGGTTAAGAAGATTTATTTATCAATAATTGGACTCAGAAGATTTTTTATTAAATCTCCAGGGTTAACACTTGTCGGAGTTGGTCCTGGAGACCCTATGCTTTTAACTATTGCTGCTGTAAATAGCATAAAGAAAGCCACCTTAATTGCTTATCCAATATCAAGCTATCAAACAAAAAGTATGGCGGCAGAAATTGCCTCAAGCTGGATTAAAAATAAGAAGAAACTAGAGCTTATCTTCCCTATGGTCAAAAACCTTGACCTACTTAGTGAAGCTTGGATTTCTGCAAGTCATAAATTAGCAAAGGCAGTTCTTAATGGAGAGAAAGTTGTTTTTTTGTGCCAAGGTGATAGCTCTTTATATGCAACTAGTTCTTATTTGCTTATTTATATAAAGTCTTTATATCCAGAATGCCCTATTACTGTTATACCAGGAATTAATTCTTTCTCTTTGGCTGCTGCGATAGGTCAGTTACCATTATCATTGCAAACAGAAACCTTGCTGATCTCACCAGTCCCTGAAAGTAAATTTTCATTAGAGAATATCCTTGATGAATGTATTAACTCAGAGAGAACTTTAGTGTTATTAAAATTAGGTTCTAAGTGGGAATGGGTTAGATCTGTCTTAGAGGAAAAAGGTTTATTAGAAAAAACTTTAGTTGCTCAAAAATTAGGGTTTTCGGATCAGCAATTATCGAAAGGTATTGATACACTTTCTGAACAAATATCTTATTTTTCTTTGTTGATTATTAGACCAACAGATTTTTCTAAATACTATAAGAAATAA
- a CDS encoding energy-coupling factor transporter transmembrane component T family protein, which yields MDFLKKLPIGQFVAGDSGWLRRFDPRLKFAWVMMFLVTPVLAGTIWRVGLVLFLLIITCFSAIPLRVWGRSVVYLSIFSIFLGFFAIFLPTSEALTSLPLRSYSEIPNTIADGPSWELFKLGPLLIDRRSFDLGIKTSSLVFTVVHSVNLMLLTTSPEELVWTLSWLMRPLGILGFPVERLSFQLLLALRFLPLVQEELQSLLRALSTRAVNFRKLGLKGSVNVFLTMGERFLANILLRADQGAEAFFVRTGGKILTPDHLKPETIKNSSYFLINSTAALFLILAISLRFKLGSL from the coding sequence ATGGATTTTTTAAAGAAATTGCCCATAGGTCAGTTTGTGGCTGGTGATTCAGGTTGGCTAAGAAGATTTGATCCAAGGTTGAAATTTGCTTGGGTAATGATGTTTTTAGTTACACCTGTTCTCGCTGGAACTATTTGGCGTGTGGGACTAGTCTTGTTCCTTTTGATAATCACTTGTTTCAGTGCTATTCCCTTAAGGGTTTGGGGGAGATCAGTGGTTTATTTATCAATTTTTTCAATTTTCTTGGGTTTTTTCGCAATATTTCTGCCAACCAGTGAAGCGCTTACCTCTTTGCCCTTACGCTCATATTCAGAAATACCAAATACTATTGCTGATGGCCCCTCTTGGGAATTATTCAAGCTTGGCCCTTTATTGATTGATAGACGATCTTTTGATCTAGGTATTAAAACCTCTTCTTTAGTTTTTACTGTTGTTCATAGCGTGAACTTGATGCTTTTAACTACTTCCCCAGAAGAATTAGTCTGGACATTAAGTTGGCTGATGCGCCCTTTGGGAATCTTGGGGTTTCCTGTGGAGCGATTGAGTTTCCAGCTTCTTTTGGCACTGAGATTCCTCCCTTTAGTTCAGGAGGAACTTCAAAGTCTCTTGAGAGCACTTTCTACAAGAGCCGTTAATTTTCGCAAGCTTGGGTTGAAAGGATCTGTGAATGTTTTCCTTACTATGGGAGAGCGTTTTTTGGCAAATATCTTACTTAGAGCTGATCAAGGAGCGGAAGCTTTCTTTGTTCGTACTGGAGGGAAAATTCTCACACCTGATCATCTCAAGCCAGAGACAATAAAAAATTCTAGCTACTTTTTAATAAATAGTACTGCTGCTTTGTTTTTGATTTTGGCAATTTCTTTAAGATTTAAGCTTGGCTCTTTGTAG
- a CDS encoding type IV pilin protein — MSQKNNEGFTLIETAVVMAVISIATGVSVPVYRNVQTRAVKESAQLAVVSMKSQCEASYTLGFVEEMPKVNVRNYRIQSTSNTCEKIQAIPNDPKRWPTYSYDMHAGTLTCDFAGAETSPFPECKKINAKDSIKQAAEENSRRLAQERAALVAQIQAEEEAETKEEALAKAKAEAKTEAALRVEILEKDLADYLAKKAADPCNPENIRKNSMVMTYPGGADGPKVAEFSEEKNKLVKSKLRGCPSPFKRDDLLNSKLTALAEAKSIAELETKTKAEEDAEALVKAQAEALAKAEAEALAKAEAEAEQESDQGGPCSMATDKKGYLLKIPESGCGCLMTGGIEGTPGRPGYKNYNHKSCSKEFPCDQYGQTILCKPGQFKKYQQKTGWGLPKQQRNELWQKLIKRTP; from the coding sequence ATTTCACAAAAGAATAATGAAGGGTTCACTCTTATAGAAACAGCGGTAGTGATGGCTGTCATATCCATAGCCACTGGAGTAAGTGTTCCGGTCTACAGGAATGTACAAACTAGAGCGGTAAAAGAGTCTGCCCAACTAGCTGTAGTCAGCATGAAATCTCAATGTGAAGCCAGCTATACCCTTGGTTTCGTAGAAGAGATGCCAAAGGTTAATGTTCGCAATTATCGAATTCAAAGTACATCCAATACCTGTGAAAAGATTCAAGCAATTCCCAATGATCCCAAACGTTGGCCAACATATTCGTATGACATGCATGCGGGTACTTTGACATGTGATTTTGCAGGAGCAGAAACAAGCCCATTTCCTGAATGCAAAAAGATCAATGCGAAAGATTCCATCAAACAAGCAGCCGAAGAAAACAGTAGACGCCTAGCTCAAGAAAGGGCTGCCTTAGTTGCTCAAATCCAAGCTGAAGAAGAAGCCGAAACTAAAGAAGAAGCGTTAGCCAAAGCGAAAGCCGAAGCCAAAACAGAGGCTGCATTACGTGTTGAAATACTAGAAAAAGACTTGGCAGATTATTTAGCGAAGAAAGCAGCTGATCCATGCAATCCAGAAAATATCAGGAAAAATTCAATGGTTATGACTTACCCAGGTGGAGCAGATGGGCCAAAAGTTGCCGAATTTTCTGAAGAGAAAAATAAGTTAGTGAAATCAAAATTAAGAGGCTGCCCATCTCCATTCAAGCGAGATGATTTATTAAATTCAAAACTGACCGCTCTGGCCGAGGCTAAATCAATAGCCGAACTCGAAACAAAAACCAAAGCAGAAGAGGACGCCGAAGCGCTAGTCAAAGCCCAAGCTGAAGCACTAGCCAAAGCCGAAGCCGAAGCACTTGCTAAAGCCGAAGCCGAAGCTGAACAAGAATCCGATCAGGGAGGTCCCTGTAGTATGGCAACTGATAAAAAAGGATATTTGTTAAAAATTCCCGAGTCAGGGTGCGGTTGCTTAATGACTGGAGGCATAGAAGGAACTCCAGGCAGACCAGGGTACAAAAATTACAATCACAAGAGCTGCAGTAAAGAGTTCCCATGCGACCAATATGGACAAACAATATTATGTAAACCAGGTCAATTTAAGAAGTATCAGCAAAAAACAGGCTGGGGACTTCCGAAGCAGCAAAGGAATGAGCTCTGGCAAAAGTTAATCAAGAGAACTCCTTAA
- a CDS encoding DUF7326 family protein: MKNEEISFKDLTKPQLDALKQIYIDIRVESMSETELRKFAKEVIDLQVSGTVGNEEEREVWKEMKEYFDDEFEGKVKEVVKVKGLEERDSSDEEIEFKKRLDALEKRKSEKDDSNEDMW, from the coding sequence GTGAAAAACGAAGAAATTTCTTTTAAGGATTTAACCAAACCTCAACTAGATGCTCTCAAGCAAATCTACATTGATATTCGTGTCGAATCCATGTCAGAAACTGAACTAAGAAAATTTGCAAAAGAGGTGATTGATCTTCAAGTTAGCGGGACCGTAGGGAATGAGGAGGAAAGAGAAGTTTGGAAAGAGATGAAAGAGTACTTTGATGATGAATTTGAAGGAAAAGTAAAAGAAGTGGTTAAAGTTAAAGGCTTAGAAGAAAGGGACTCTTCAGATGAAGAAATCGAGTTCAAAAAACGACTTGATGCCTTAGAAAAGAGAAAAAGCGAAAAGGATGATAGCAATGAAGATATGTGGTAA
- a CDS encoding cell division protein SepF: MSLISRLRAVVAGDDYLDSDFDDLDYGRSDDYEVDNRDPREYATGLASIAGLNPFDGNANNSSNVIGMPGISTATAQVNLMEPRSFDEMPKAIQALRERKTVILNLTMMDPDQAQRAVDFVAGGTFAIDGHQERVGESIFLFAPSCVSVTNSFQEEPAPSNVTSQEVDNTSMESVTAPEPAWGTSMASAI, translated from the coding sequence GTGTCGCTTATTTCACGCCTTAGAGCAGTTGTCGCTGGTGATGACTATTTGGACAGCGATTTTGATGACCTTGATTATGGTAGAAGTGATGACTATGAAGTAGACAATAGAGATCCTCGAGAATATGCAACTGGCCTTGCTTCTATTGCTGGCTTAAACCCTTTTGATGGGAATGCTAATAATTCTTCAAATGTTATTGGGATGCCTGGAATTTCAACTGCGACGGCTCAAGTTAATCTGATGGAGCCAAGAAGCTTCGATGAAATGCCAAAAGCTATTCAGGCATTAAGAGAAAGAAAGACAGTTATCTTAAATTTGACAATGATGGACCCCGATCAAGCCCAGAGAGCTGTTGACTTTGTTGCAGGAGGTACTTTTGCTATAGATGGTCATCAAGAAAGAGTGGGTGAAAGCATTTTCTTATTTGCTCCAAGTTGCGTATCAGTGACTAATTCGTTTCAGGAAGAGCCCGCGCCTTCAAATGTGACTAGCCAAGAGGTGGATAATACCTCAATGGAAAGTGTTACAGCACCTGAGCCTGCATGGGGAACCTCAATGGCATCAGCTATTTAG
- a CDS encoding YggS family pyridoxal phosphate-dependent enzyme, whose protein sequence is MTPFSRLAEYAALSNKGTKLLAVSKGHPASSIRELAMDGQIHFGESRLQEALIKLTSLNDLKQIKWHFIGHLQANKVRGVVKNFDFIHSIDSLKLAQRISRIACEENKLPMVMIQVKLRKDNSKSGFSEENLMNSWSELISLPNLKVVGLMTIAPIDLDLQARKILFRDCRLLADKLCLEDCSMGMSKDWKEAVEEGATWIRIGSLLFGERHK, encoded by the coding sequence GTGACTCCTTTTAGTCGACTGGCTGAATACGCTGCATTAAGTAATAAGGGCACCAAGCTGCTAGCAGTTAGCAAAGGTCATCCAGCTAGCTCTATACGCGAATTGGCGATGGACGGCCAGATTCATTTTGGTGAGAGTCGATTACAGGAAGCCTTGATCAAGCTGACTTCTCTGAATGATCTTAAACAAATCAAATGGCACTTTATAGGACACCTTCAAGCGAACAAAGTAAGAGGCGTAGTAAAGAACTTTGACTTTATTCATTCAATTGATTCATTGAAGCTTGCCCAAAGGATTTCAAGAATTGCTTGTGAGGAAAATAAACTCCCAATGGTGATGATTCAGGTAAAACTCCGTAAAGACAATTCAAAATCAGGCTTTTCAGAAGAGAATCTTATGAATTCGTGGTCCGAATTGATTAGCTTGCCAAATTTAAAAGTAGTTGGCTTGATGACCATTGCACCTATCGATCTTGATTTACAGGCACGGAAGATTTTGTTCAGAGACTGTAGGCTCTTGGCTGACAAATTATGCCTTGAAGATTGTTCTATGGGAATGAGTAAAGACTGGAAAGAAGCGGTTGAGGAAGGAGCTACATGGATTAGGATCGGTTCTCTTTTGTTTGGAGAGCGTCATAAATAA